Proteins from one Listeria innocua genomic window:
- a CDS encoding FadR/GntR family transcriptional regulator produces MVEKIERKSLAEQVYDQIKAEITSGAWKIGERIPKEADLMTQFGISRNTLREAIRALAHIGLLETKQGDGTFVRNNSELHAIMQKRVRESSVQEILEMRHALDREAVILACERRTDEDLKMLKKYKQLCYLANKDNDVTAFVKADSALHLTIVKAAHNDLLLDMYVNILEEIQFSITSTTEMNPAVNKHNGHATLVSAIEKRDKEGAAHEVTEYITLFKQIAAKNGDNK; encoded by the coding sequence GTGGTAGAAAAAATTGAGCGGAAATCTTTAGCTGAGCAAGTCTATGATCAGATAAAAGCTGAAATTACTAGTGGCGCTTGGAAAATCGGCGAACGAATTCCTAAAGAAGCTGATTTAATGACTCAGTTTGGCATCAGTCGAAATACGTTACGTGAAGCAATCCGTGCGCTGGCCCATATTGGTTTACTTGAAACAAAGCAAGGAGACGGAACTTTTGTACGCAATAATAGTGAACTTCATGCTATTATGCAAAAACGCGTGCGAGAATCCTCTGTTCAAGAAATTCTAGAAATGAGGCATGCGCTAGACCGAGAAGCAGTTATTTTAGCTTGCGAACGGCGCACGGATGAAGATTTAAAAATGCTAAAAAAATATAAGCAACTTTGCTATTTAGCTAATAAAGATAATGATGTAACTGCCTTTGTAAAAGCCGATTCAGCTCTTCATCTAACAATTGTAAAGGCAGCGCACAATGATTTATTGTTAGATATGTATGTAAATATTTTAGAGGAAATACAGTTTTCGATTACGAGTACAACAGAAATGAATCCAGCTGTTAATAAGCATAATGGCCATGCAACTCTTGTATCAGCGATCGAAAAACGAGATAAAGAAGGAGCAGCACATGAAGTAACTGAGTATATCACGCTCTTCAAACAAATTGCTGCTAAGAATGGAGATAACAAATGA
- a CDS encoding alpha/beta hydrolase, which translates to MLKRVFFSIVLPLGCLVGAIFILLTINTTYPKAANDAIPTIFIHGYRGTDRSLHGMIRRFDQKYNWGTESLTVNVSPDGNISTTGTYSKNEKNPLINIVFEDNRATLPQQSMWTKKVMSYLQKNYDIKKFNAIGHSMGGGAWVSYLASYEKNKSYPQVNKIVFLAVPFYPEEYVNGDQQVDIKNANNVHAKFAQKMAKVLPDNTEIMIIGGDLEDGSNSDGEVKLNSVLYGQKLFAHQKVITHVIKGPKATHSSMHESTVVDKYVGQFLWGQK; encoded by the coding sequence ATGCTAAAGCGCGTGTTCTTCTCGATTGTCTTACCTTTAGGGTGTTTAGTTGGAGCAATTTTTATTTTACTTACGATTAACACGACATATCCAAAAGCAGCTAATGATGCTATTCCAACTATATTTATACATGGTTACCGAGGAACTGATCGCTCACTTCATGGAATGATACGACGCTTCGACCAAAAATATAATTGGGGCACAGAGTCATTAACAGTAAATGTAAGTCCAGACGGAAACATTTCTACTACTGGTACTTATAGTAAAAATGAAAAAAATCCGTTAATTAATATTGTTTTTGAAGATAACCGAGCAACCCTCCCTCAGCAATCGATGTGGACAAAAAAAGTAATGTCCTATTTACAAAAAAATTATGACATCAAAAAATTCAATGCAATTGGTCACTCAATGGGTGGCGGTGCTTGGGTTTCCTATTTAGCATCTTATGAAAAAAACAAATCTTATCCACAAGTAAATAAAATTGTTTTTCTCGCAGTACCTTTTTACCCAGAAGAATATGTAAATGGAGATCAGCAAGTGGACATTAAAAATGCCAATAATGTTCATGCCAAGTTTGCTCAAAAAATGGCCAAAGTATTACCTGATAATACGGAAATTATGATTATCGGTGGCGACTTAGAAGACGGCTCAAACAGTGATGGCGAAGTAAAACTAAATAGCGTCTTATATGGTCAAAAGTTATTTGCACATCAGAAAGTCATTACTCACGTTATTAAAGGCCCCAAAGCAACCCATAGTAGCATGCATGAATCCACTGTCGTTGATAAGTATGTCGGTCAATTTTTATGGGGGCAGAAATAA
- a CDS encoding glucosamine-6-phosphate deaminase, with translation MQLITTENKLAGSKKALEIIEKGITSGEVNTLGLATGSTPETLYAELVKSDVDTKNVTTTNLDEYVGLAAGDPNSYHYYMNDLLFSKKAFKESFLPNGEATDAEAECARYEGILSEHPIDIQVLGIGTNGHIGFNEPGTSFDSLTHKVVLTDSTREANKRFFEREEDVPTHAYSMGIKSIMNAKKIILLAFGENKAQAIQETIKGPVDVNCPASVLQNHPDVTVILDNEAASLL, from the coding sequence ATGCAACTTATCACAACAGAAAATAAATTAGCAGGTTCTAAAAAAGCACTAGAAATTATTGAAAAAGGCATTACATCAGGTGAAGTAAATACACTTGGTCTAGCAACAGGAAGCACTCCAGAAACACTTTACGCTGAGCTTGTAAAAAGCGACGTTGACACAAAAAATGTAACAACAACTAACCTAGATGAATATGTAGGTCTTGCAGCAGGCGACCCAAACAGTTATCATTACTATATGAATGACTTATTATTCTCTAAAAAAGCATTTAAAGAAAGTTTCTTACCAAACGGGGAAGCGACTGACGCTGAAGCAGAATGCGCACGTTATGAAGGAATTTTATCTGAGCATCCAATCGATATTCAAGTGCTTGGAATTGGAACAAACGGCCACATCGGTTTTAATGAACCAGGAACTTCTTTTGATTCATTAACACATAAAGTTGTTTTAACAGATTCCACTCGTGAAGCTAACAAACGCTTTTTTGAAAGAGAAGAAGATGTTCCAACACATGCTTATTCTATGGGAATTAAATCAATCATGAATGCGAAGAAAATTATCCTACTTGCTTTTGGTGAAAACAAAGCACAAGCAATCCAAGAAACTATTAAAGGACCTGTAGATGTGAATTGTCCTGCTTCTGTTCTTCAAAATCATCCAGATGTTACTGTGATTCTTGACAACGAGGCGGCGTCACTTCTATAA
- the fri gene encoding non-heme iron-binding ferritin Fri: MKTINSVDTKEFLNHQVANLNVFTVKIHQIHWYMRGHNFFTLHEKMDDLYSEFGEQMDEVAERLLAIGGSPFSTLKEFLENASVEEAPYTKPKTMDQLMEDLVGTLELLRDEYKQGIELTDKEGDDVTNDMLIAFKASIDKHIWMFKAFLGKAPLE; encoded by the coding sequence ATGAAAACAATCAACTCAGTAGACACAAAGGAATTTTTGAATCATCAAGTAGCGAATTTAAACGTATTCACAGTAAAAATTCATCAAATTCATTGGTATATGAGAGGCCACAACTTCTTCACTTTACATGAAAAAATGGATGATTTATATAGCGAATTCGGTGAACAAATGGATGAAGTAGCAGAACGTTTACTTGCCATTGGTGGAAGCCCATTCTCGACTTTAAAAGAGTTTTTAGAAAATGCGAGTGTAGAAGAAGCTCCTTATACAAAACCTAAAACTATGGATCAATTAATGGAAGACTTAGTTGGTACATTAGAATTACTTAGAGACGAATATAAACAAGGCATTGAGCTAACTGACAAAGAAGGCGACGATGTAACAAACGATATGCTAATTGCATTTAAAGCTAGCATTGACAAACATATCTGGATGTTCAAAGCATTCCTTGGAAAAGCTCCATTAGAATAA
- a CDS encoding MBL fold metallo-hydrolase translates to MTKKLVICISLIAIFLSGCSFSEPSTKPSNITEKTLNGASFTFFDVGQGDSTLIQAEDGTTILIDTGRQDDDRILTYLKEANIKKLDLLLLTHPHADHIGNADKVIATYKPKEIWMDGLTFSSSIYEKVIDAALASNAKYKEPRRGDKATFGPFDIEVLSPDKLQNDANNDSIAVKMTYKDISAIFTGDAEKGREREMADSGANLEADILDLGHHGSSTSNQPFFLDKVKPQVAVYSAEMANSYGHPHVEVLEWLKERDIKTYGTDVNGTITIETDGEKIHVQTEKEGTPKPGSSYNKENNTQKTEDATSEELPESINLNSASSEELQLLPLIGPALAEKIIAERPYQSIDELKKINGIGDGIVRQIKEQGLAVTK, encoded by the coding sequence ATGACAAAGAAATTAGTAATTTGTATTAGTTTAATCGCGATATTTTTAAGCGGTTGTAGTTTTTCAGAACCATCCACTAAACCATCTAACATCACAGAAAAAACCTTAAATGGTGCAAGCTTTACTTTTTTTGATGTTGGTCAAGGGGACAGCACACTTATTCAAGCAGAAGACGGTACGACTATTTTGATTGATACTGGTCGACAAGATGATGACCGGATTTTAACTTATTTAAAAGAAGCAAATATAAAAAAGCTAGATTTGCTATTACTGACACATCCACATGCCGACCATATTGGTAATGCCGACAAAGTCATTGCTACATATAAACCGAAAGAAATTTGGATGGATGGCTTAACTTTTTCAAGCAGTATTTATGAGAAGGTAATTGATGCAGCACTGGCCTCAAATGCGAAATATAAAGAACCAAGACGCGGTGATAAAGCGACTTTTGGTCCATTTGATATAGAAGTCCTAAGCCCAGATAAACTTCAAAACGACGCCAATAATGACTCCATTGCAGTCAAAATGACATACAAAGATATTTCTGCCATTTTCACTGGTGATGCGGAAAAAGGGCGGGAACGAGAAATGGCAGATAGTGGCGCCAATTTAGAAGCAGATATTTTAGACTTAGGACACCATGGTTCATCCACTTCTAATCAACCATTTTTCTTAGATAAAGTGAAACCTCAAGTGGCTGTATACTCCGCTGAAATGGCCAACAGTTATGGACATCCCCATGTAGAAGTATTGGAATGGTTAAAAGAACGAGATATTAAAACTTACGGGACAGATGTGAATGGAACAATTACAATCGAAACTGACGGCGAAAAAATTCATGTCCAAACCGAAAAAGAAGGCACCCCTAAGCCCGGTAGCAGCTATAACAAAGAAAATAATACACAAAAAACAGAAGATGCCACATCAGAAGAATTGCCTGAAAGTATTAATCTGAATTCAGCATCTAGTGAAGAATTACAACTATTACCACTTATTGGCCCAGCGCTGGCAGAAAAAATCATTGCCGAGCGCCCGTATCAGTCCATAGATGAATTGAAAAAAATTAACGGCATTGGTGATGGAATTGTGCGCCAAATTAAAGAACAAGGCCTTGCCGTAACAAAGTAG
- a CDS encoding AI-2E family transporter — protein sequence MNWLEKLKENDTARRVLVFVLLGIVLYLLRSMIDLILLTFIFAFLVTRLENVILKRIRIPRKLIVIVLYCLVAMFLYVAIVHFLPILIDQISQLVDSLVKIYNNPSDNKIVQWIVGFLKESNIQKYLQTGVDFIIASLSGIGSVGLSFFLALILSLFFSLEKERVTSFTGQFLTSKVGFIFKEAAFFGKKFVATFGVVLEAQLMIALVNTIITTIALYLMNFPQLLSLSIMVFVLGLIPVAGVIISCVPLVLIAYSVGGFQDVVYILITVVIVHAIETYILNPKLMSSKTNLPVFYTFIILIFSETFFGVWGLIVGIPVFVFLLDILDVRNSEDIQKRTIFGRKKKVD from the coding sequence ATGAATTGGTTGGAGAAGCTAAAAGAAAATGACACGGCAAGACGGGTGCTAGTGTTTGTTCTTCTAGGGATTGTATTATATTTACTTAGAAGCATGATAGATTTAATATTACTAACATTTATTTTTGCATTTTTAGTTACGCGATTAGAAAATGTAATTTTAAAAAGAATACGAATACCACGAAAATTAATCGTTATCGTTTTATATTGTTTAGTAGCAATGTTTTTATATGTTGCTATTGTTCATTTCTTACCAATTTTAATTGACCAAATATCGCAACTTGTAGACTCTCTTGTAAAAATTTATAATAACCCGAGTGATAATAAGATTGTGCAGTGGATTGTCGGATTTTTGAAGGAATCGAATATTCAAAAATACCTCCAAACTGGTGTTGACTTTATTATTGCTTCACTTTCTGGAATCGGTTCGGTTGGATTATCGTTTTTCTTAGCTTTAATCCTTAGTTTGTTTTTCTCTTTAGAAAAAGAACGGGTAACTTCTTTTACAGGGCAATTTTTAACAAGTAAAGTAGGCTTTATTTTTAAAGAAGCAGCGTTTTTTGGGAAAAAATTTGTTGCGACTTTCGGGGTGGTGTTAGAGGCACAATTGATGATTGCGCTTGTTAATACAATCATTACAACGATAGCACTATATTTAATGAATTTCCCACAACTTCTTAGTCTATCCATAATGGTGTTTGTATTAGGGTTAATTCCCGTGGCTGGTGTAATTATCTCATGTGTTCCACTTGTTCTTATTGCATACTCTGTTGGTGGTTTTCAAGATGTCGTTTATATTTTAATTACGGTAGTTATCGTTCATGCGATTGAAACATATATTTTAAATCCGAAACTAATGTCTTCCAAAACGAATTTACCTGTATTTTATACCTTTATCATTTTAATTTTTTCAGAAACTTTCTTTGGCGTATGGGGCTTAATTGTTGGTATCCCAGTATTTGTATTCTTACTGGATATTCTAGACGTACGAAATTCTGAAGATATTCAAAAAAGAACTATATTTGGACGTAAGAAAAAAGTAGATTAA
- a CDS encoding HesB/YadR/YfhF family protein: MNIEVTDQANKWFHDEFDVADGNGIRLFAKYGGSNSSLHPGFSIGLAAEKPQEAAVAEKKEDLTFFIEDHDYWYFKDHDWKIDYEPKTEEVSFSFKEKVK; the protein is encoded by the coding sequence ATGAATATCGAGGTAACGGACCAAGCAAATAAATGGTTTCATGATGAATTTGATGTAGCTGATGGTAATGGAATTCGACTTTTTGCCAAATATGGTGGTTCTAATAGTTCCTTGCATCCTGGTTTCTCTATCGGTTTAGCTGCCGAAAAACCGCAAGAAGCAGCAGTCGCTGAAAAGAAAGAAGACTTAACTTTCTTTATTGAAGATCATGATTATTGGTATTTCAAAGACCACGACTGGAAAATTGACTATGAACCAAAAACGGAAGAAGTATCCTTTTCCTTTAAAGAAAAAGTGAAATGA
- a CDS encoding DUF4064 domain-containing protein, whose amino-acid sequence MIKRTGEIVLAIIGLIFSVLMQAAIAVIGLLLVNGSKGKEGLTTYYNNYYQTVTEWEIPKDEIPDPDRIFDFVHTLSWTALSGGIITLIVGAAGIYYIMKNKNPILAGFLFLAAGIVSLLSTALIGFIPALLFVIAAMLCFIRKPKSTFSGF is encoded by the coding sequence ATGATTAAACGAACTGGTGAGATAGTTCTCGCTATTATTGGACTTATTTTTAGTGTACTTATGCAAGCAGCTATTGCTGTCATTGGTCTATTACTTGTAAATGGCTCAAAAGGAAAAGAAGGCTTAACAACTTATTACAATAACTACTACCAAACTGTTACCGAATGGGAAATTCCTAAAGATGAGATACCGGACCCGGATCGTATCTTTGATTTTGTACATACATTATCTTGGACTGCACTTTCTGGCGGGATAATCACTTTAATTGTTGGAGCAGCAGGCATTTACTATATTATGAAGAATAAAAACCCAATACTTGCTGGATTTTTATTTTTAGCAGCCGGTATTGTGTCACTTTTATCCACTGCACTTATTGGTTTCATTCCCGCTTTACTTTTCGTTATTGCGGCAATGCTATGTTTTATTCGTAAACCAAAAAGCACTTTTTCTGGATTCTAA
- a CDS encoding DUF3006 domain-containing protein codes for MKKAILDRIEDGKAVFLIEPNHTEWLVNQEELDSSIKEGDVVTISETNEIMKHPQETDEMKKRIAEKLERLRGKN; via the coding sequence GTGAAAAAAGCAATATTAGATCGTATAGAGGATGGAAAAGCCGTTTTTCTAATCGAACCGAACCATACAGAATGGTTAGTAAATCAAGAAGAACTTGATTCCTCTATAAAAGAAGGGGATGTCGTCACTATTTCAGAAACAAATGAAATAATGAAACACCCCCAAGAAACTGATGAAATGAAAAAACGTATTGCGGAAAAGCTAGAAAGACTAAGAGGAAAAAACTGA
- a CDS encoding PspA/IM30 family protein, which yields MANLFEKMKQWNKEVSEKIEKREEKRRNSVSYYMDKTKQEMKDAERMVEKQRELKSLFYKEYKEMEVYVEKRRHQAEIAKEAGETKLADFALEEVAQYEEQLKATKSHYDQASEQLEKLELRMHEMRLKWKNLKTQHLAEMAEKNATETSEKMDKVIHDMSWGSVSDYHEAQKQRDLAEEAEKKADMSKELSQSFDDLMDELEKKTKKSKEIIKDKAQNFTTMVDEIIEREKQNFKKPEKASMEDQLNELEKEAAKEQPKEEKEVLIPELEKKEEENETDK from the coding sequence ATGGCAAACCTTTTTGAAAAAATGAAACAATGGAATAAAGAAGTTAGTGAAAAAATCGAAAAACGTGAAGAAAAACGTCGTAATTCGGTAAGTTACTATATGGATAAAACAAAACAAGAAATGAAAGACGCAGAACGCATGGTAGAAAAACAACGCGAACTGAAATCTCTTTTCTATAAAGAATATAAAGAAATGGAAGTTTATGTAGAGAAACGCCGTCATCAAGCTGAAATTGCAAAAGAAGCTGGTGAAACTAAATTAGCTGACTTTGCATTAGAAGAAGTAGCTCAATATGAAGAACAATTAAAAGCAACTAAATCTCATTATGATCAAGCTTCTGAACAACTTGAAAAATTAGAACTACGTATGCACGAAATGCGCTTAAAATGGAAAAACCTTAAAACACAACATCTAGCTGAAATGGCTGAAAAAAATGCAACAGAAACTTCCGAAAAAATGGACAAAGTTATCCATGATATGAGCTGGGGTAGCGTAAGTGACTATCATGAAGCTCAAAAACAACGCGACTTAGCTGAAGAAGCTGAAAAGAAAGCTGATATGAGCAAAGAACTTTCCCAATCTTTTGATGATCTAATGGATGAACTAGAAAAGAAAACCAAGAAAAGCAAAGAGATTATTAAAGACAAAGCCCAAAATTTCACAACAATGGTAGATGAAATTATTGAACGCGAAAAACAAAATTTCAAGAAACCAGAAAAAGCTTCTATGGAAGATCAGTTAAATGAACTTGAAAAAGAGGCTGCTAAAGAACAACCAAAAGAAGAAAAAGAAGTGCTCATTCCAGAATTAGAGAAAAAAGAAGAAGAAAACGAAACAGATAAATAA
- the nagA gene encoding N-acetylglucosamine-6-phosphate deacetylase, which produces MTNKVITNATIYTGKGVLENAFVRFDKQILEVGSMTDFQAEKAEEVIDAKGQKLVPGFIDVHSHGGYSFDAMDADPEALKKQVNGMLNEGITTYFPTTMTQSHENIEKALKVINEVAQTEPVIGGIHLEGPFVSKVFKGAQPEEYIQAPDLELFKKWFDISGGLIKLVTYAPEHDTSADFENLCFELGVVPSIGHSNDVREHLKTSKATHATHLYNACHRMTHREPGVPGHVLLEKGINAELIVDGIHVHPDMVKLAYQMKGPEHLCIITDSMRAKGMPEGKSELGGQTVIVKDKQARLEDGTLAGSVLTYDDGFRNMIKFTGCTVEEAVLMSSGNQAREFNLTQKGAIQAGKDADFNLLDEDLNITATYSFGKKHS; this is translated from the coding sequence ATGACTAATAAAGTAATTACTAACGCTACAATTTATACTGGTAAAGGTGTTCTAGAAAATGCTTTTGTACGATTTGATAAACAGATTTTAGAAGTTGGCTCAATGACTGACTTTCAAGCGGAAAAAGCAGAAGAAGTAATCGATGCAAAAGGACAAAAGTTAGTTCCTGGTTTCATTGATGTCCATTCTCATGGTGGTTATAGTTTTGACGCAATGGATGCAGATCCTGAAGCACTTAAAAAACAAGTGAATGGTATGTTAAACGAAGGTATCACTACTTACTTCCCAACAACAATGACTCAATCACATGAAAATATTGAAAAAGCTTTAAAAGTTATTAATGAAGTCGCTCAAACTGAACCTGTAATTGGCGGGATTCATCTTGAAGGTCCATTTGTATCTAAAGTCTTCAAAGGAGCGCAACCAGAAGAATACATTCAAGCACCTGACTTGGAACTTTTCAAGAAGTGGTTTGATATTTCTGGTGGCTTAATTAAATTAGTTACCTACGCGCCAGAACACGATACTTCAGCTGATTTTGAAAACTTGTGTTTTGAACTTGGAGTTGTTCCAAGTATTGGTCACTCCAACGATGTGCGCGAACACTTAAAAACAAGTAAAGCGACACATGCGACACATTTATATAATGCCTGTCACCGCATGACGCACCGTGAACCAGGTGTTCCAGGTCATGTTTTACTCGAAAAAGGTATTAATGCAGAATTAATTGTCGATGGTATTCACGTTCACCCTGATATGGTGAAATTAGCATACCAAATGAAAGGCCCAGAACATTTATGCATTATTACTGACTCGATGCGAGCAAAAGGTATGCCAGAAGGAAAATCCGAACTTGGCGGCCAAACAGTTATCGTGAAAGATAAACAAGCTCGTTTAGAAGATGGAACATTAGCCGGAAGTGTACTCACTTACGACGACGGTTTCCGCAATATGATTAAATTTACTGGATGCACGGTGGAAGAAGCAGTTCTAATGTCTTCTGGTAACCAAGCACGCGAATTTAATTTAACACAAAAAGGTGCAATCCAAGCTGGTAAGGATGCAGATTTCAACTTACTAGATGAAGATTTAAACATTACAGCAACATATTCATTCGGAAAAAAACATTCTTGA
- a CDS encoding alpha/beta hydrolase, protein MKKVILTIIILAIIITGFGIIFLQFEPTKKAAKEPTNATAQKFSKKAKNPVSEIAVPTLFVHGYSGTANSFKGMINRLADDGIVTESLVMTVAADGSVSTTGSYDKFSHNPTIQVIFEDNKSSMVNQTQWIQNVMKELKNNYHIEKVDAVGHSMGGVSLTSYIEKVGSDKAYPVLENLVLIGAPLNGLVVGDNGVTAYDLTDEGPKQSSDRYSEFMKNKQKIPTNLQVLNIAGDMLDGTKSDGSVSVASALSGKFIFEGQAKSYEEKIFTGKKAAHSKLHENTDVDAKVANFLWGTEKVD, encoded by the coding sequence ATGAAAAAAGTTATACTCACGATTATCATCTTAGCCATCATAATTACAGGCTTTGGGATAATTTTCCTGCAGTTTGAACCTACTAAAAAAGCTGCTAAAGAACCTACGAATGCTACTGCACAAAAATTTTCCAAAAAAGCTAAAAATCCAGTTTCAGAAATTGCTGTACCAACGCTTTTTGTTCATGGCTATTCAGGGACAGCTAATTCATTTAAAGGCATGATTAATCGCCTTGCTGATGATGGTATCGTAACAGAATCACTTGTTATGACTGTTGCTGCTGATGGAAGTGTGAGCACAACAGGAAGTTACGATAAATTTAGTCATAATCCAACTATCCAAGTCATTTTTGAGGATAATAAAAGTTCGATGGTTAATCAAACTCAGTGGATACAAAATGTGATGAAAGAGTTAAAAAATAATTATCATATTGAAAAAGTAGATGCGGTTGGTCATTCAATGGGCGGAGTTAGCCTAACGAGTTATATTGAGAAAGTTGGTAGTGATAAAGCCTATCCAGTTCTTGAAAATCTAGTTTTAATTGGCGCACCACTTAATGGGCTAGTTGTTGGTGATAATGGTGTAACTGCCTACGATTTAACGGATGAAGGACCAAAACAGTCCTCTGATCGTTATAGTGAATTTATGAAAAACAAACAAAAAATCCCTACTAATTTACAAGTATTAAATATTGCCGGTGATATGCTAGACGGAACCAAAAGCGATGGTAGTGTATCGGTCGCAAGCGCTCTCTCTGGTAAATTTATTTTTGAAGGACAAGCTAAAAGTTACGAAGAAAAAATCTTTACTGGAAAAAAAGCAGCTCACAGTAAACTACATGAAAATACAGATGTAGATGCCAAAGTAGCTAATTTTTTATGGGGAACTGAAAAAGTAGATTAA
- a CDS encoding CynX/NimT family MFS transporter: MNSDLTNKKILTRSSRVMLIVGIILIAANLRAPITSVGPLLGMIQSDLHLTNTMAGLLTTIPLLAFAGLSPFVSKLSRSLGIEVLIFIALLTLVIGSLLRPFGGEFYLFAGTFMIGLAIAVGNVILPSLIKKEFPFKLGLMTGVYSISMNLCAALAAGLTVPIAMNNKFSWHGSMVFWAMLGVLALVIWLPQLRYNQRSSEKIATHLVTTSVWKSPLAWKISLYMGSQSAIFYISIAWLPNILADQGLSSTSSGLMLSLMQFAVMPITFIIPIIAGRMKNQQLLVGISVLLFMIGIFGIMFASGNLFILATAIILYGIGSGMSFSLSMMFFNLRTTSATESADLSGMAQSIGYLFAASGPILFGTLHDALGSWQPTLYVLIGITLIMLYCGLDAGRNKFLFPQKK, encoded by the coding sequence ATGAATTCAGATTTAACAAATAAAAAAATCCTGACGCGTTCAAGTCGGGTGATGCTTATTGTCGGCATTATTTTAATTGCAGCAAACTTGCGTGCACCAATTACGTCAGTTGGACCTTTACTTGGAATGATTCAATCAGATTTACATTTAACAAACACGATGGCAGGATTACTAACGACGATACCACTACTTGCTTTTGCTGGTTTATCCCCTTTTGTTTCGAAATTAAGTCGTTCACTAGGGATAGAAGTACTTATTTTTATCGCACTTTTAACTCTTGTTATTGGTAGTTTACTTCGACCTTTTGGAGGCGAATTCTATTTATTTGCTGGGACATTTATGATTGGACTTGCTATTGCAGTGGGAAATGTCATTTTACCTAGTTTGATTAAGAAGGAGTTTCCTTTTAAATTAGGATTAATGACTGGGGTATATTCGATTTCAATGAATTTATGTGCGGCACTTGCTGCTGGTTTGACGGTGCCGATTGCGATGAATAATAAATTCAGCTGGCATGGAAGCATGGTTTTTTGGGCAATGCTGGGTGTTTTAGCGTTAGTTATCTGGCTACCACAGTTAAGATATAACCAACGCAGCTCAGAAAAAATTGCCACACATTTAGTTACTACTTCGGTGTGGAAGTCCCCTCTTGCTTGGAAAATTTCATTATATATGGGTTCACAGTCCGCGATTTTTTATATTTCGATTGCTTGGTTACCGAACATTTTAGCAGATCAAGGATTATCAAGTACTTCTAGCGGTCTTATGCTCTCACTAATGCAGTTTGCTGTTATGCCGATTACATTTATTATTCCTATTATAGCTGGGCGAATGAAAAATCAGCAGTTGCTCGTTGGGATTTCTGTTTTATTATTTATGATTGGGATTTTTGGGATTATGTTCGCTTCTGGTAATCTATTTATTTTAGCTACTGCGATTATTTTATATGGGATTGGTTCGGGGATGTCATTTAGTCTTTCGATGATGTTCTTTAATTTGCGAACAACAAGCGCTACCGAATCGGCGGATTTATCTGGAATGGCGCAATCAATAGGTTATTTGTTTGCTGCTTCCGGTCCAATATTATTTGGTACACTCCATGATGCTCTTGGCAGTTGGCAACCAACGTTATATGTTCTGATCGGCATTACCCTAATTATGCTATATTGCGGCCTAGATGCTGGACGCAATAAATTTCTCTTTCCACAGAAAAAGTGA